The proteins below come from a single Chelmon rostratus isolate fCheRos1 chromosome 10, fCheRos1.pri, whole genome shotgun sequence genomic window:
- the plekhg5b gene encoding pleckstrin homology domain-containing family G member 5 isoform X1 produces the protein MHFDRHPRFDLQPQASILARNVSTRSCPPRTSPPSDLEEEEEGSSDRGERKTGGIKLVKKKPRRRHTDDPSKECFSLKFDLNVDINTEIVPAMKKKTLREVLAPVFERNGIELSRVDLFLDQSNTPLSLNFEAYRFGGHYLKVKARLGDELKVEQGVKDLRSLSLPNMKPSAGQSPYILTPGSERVEHGSLGRRESIDLLGQARRRKNMTEFLGETNIPTPDALGQIGGSLPSVGAGPDSWKNRAASRFSGFFSAGAGPFGKELDRLEQLQSKLHSYTLLGLPKVPRQLSFHQDSWEGEGETNLTMEDSWQTLLDNTETLTRRQFHQQEAIWELLHTEATYIKKLRVITDLFLCGLLNLQESGLLTEVEPTKLFSNIQEIVRLHTSLWNKVMLPVLEKAREARALLDPTDLQEGFSTFGSRFQPYIRYCMEEEGCMEYMRTLLRDNELFRTYVTWGETKKQCNRLKLADMVAKPHQRLTKYPLLLKSILKKTDEPSARDIVNSMVAAVEGFINSVDSQMRQRQEQQKLATISARIDSYEAVEGSSEEVEKILKEYNRFDLMAPMRGTSPEETRQLHLEGALRMKEGKDSRMDVHCVLFTDLLLITKPVKRVERVKIIRQPLLIHNVVCKELKDPGSFILIYLNEFKSAVAAYTFQANSATQGRSWIDAICNVQNQLQRLRTEEVLRQQNSLKRCMQGDEEEEEEEEEEDESSNSTASSPCMRHKDQQNSSQSDGSTETLSVMDIDEPREHQDPPAPNMNLEGTTEKDSDVAPLSERSEVQHSDSTSPRRVPSSVYSERDQETGPDGEELDPQCRSLSMDSAYGTLSPESLLRELQPQPGQSEGEETEEEEGDMEGEEGEQEEAGIEEVEEEEEEEEDAASLGSQLSVIQSSKPRRRPHIQPRLDCLQRLSTLALSRSEDNLLQRLHGKAPISHTHSLRSETQDQSQRRDMDTSPLAHSRSMSELGQNCLELLSSDFDQCVDKLCATLRRAEARHGHAAPAGTRDRNESQRSSSDGETAAPACADRKNESTAAGDSAEVSPKKRKSPAQQHKKLTLAQLYRIRTTLVLNSTLTAS, from the exons atgCACTTTGACCGGCACCCCCGATTTGACTTACAACCTCAAG cCTCCATCCTGGCTCGGAACGTGTCCACGCGCTCCTGTCCCCCGCGCACCAGCCCCCCCTCCGACctagaggaagaggaagaggggagcAGTGACCGCGG GGAGCGTAAAACAGGGGGGATAAAGTTGGTGAAAAAGAAGCCACGGAGACGACACACTGAT GACCCCAGCAAGGAGTGCTTCAGCCTTAAGTTTGATCTCAACgtggacataaacacagaaatcgTACCTGCGATGAAAAAGAAAACGCTGAG AGAGGTTCTGGCACCGGTGTTTGAGAGGAACGGCATTGAGCTGTCTCGGGTCGACTTGTTCCTGGATCAGTCCAACACACCGCTGTCCCTCAACTTCGAGGCCTATCGTTTTGGAGGACACTACCTCAAAGTCAAAG CACGGCTAGGTGACGAGCTGAAGGTGGAGCAGGGTGTGAAGGACTTGCGGTCGCTCAGTCTGCCCAACATGAAGCCGTCTGCAGGTCAGAGCCCCTACATCCTCACCCCAGGCAGCGAGAGGGTGGAGCACGGCTCTCTGGGACGCCGAGAGAGCATCGATCTGTTG GGTCAGGCGCGACGGAGGAAGAACATGACGGAGTTCCTGGGAGAGACGAATATTCCCACCCCGGATGCTCTGGGGCAGATCGGCGGCTCCCTGCCCAGCGTGGGGGCCGGGCCCGACAGCTGGAAGAACCGCGCCGCCAGCCGCTTCAGCGGCTTCTTCAGCGCTGGAGCGGGACCCTTCGGCAAG GAGTTGGATCgtctggagcagctgcagagcaaactCCACTCCTACACGTTGTTAGGGCTGCCCAAGGTGCCACGGCAGCTCTCCTTCCACCAGGACTCctgggagggggagggggagaccAACCTGACCATGGAGGACAGTTGGCAGACGCTGCTGGACAACACAGAG acACTCACAAGGCGACAGTTCCACCAGCAGGAGGCGATATGggagctgctgcacacagaggcTACCTACATAAAGAAACTCAGAGTCATCACCGAT CTGTTCCTGTGTGGGCTGCTGAACCTGCAGGAGAGCGGTCTGCTGACGGAGGTGGAGCCCACCAAGCTGTTCAGTAACATCCAGGAGATAGTCCGCCTCCACACGTCCCTGTGGAACAAGGTCATGCTGCCTGTGCTGGAGAAGGCCAGGGAGGCCCGGGCTCTGCTCGACCCCACTGACCTGCAGGAGGGCTTCAGTACG tttggCTCCAGGTTCCAGCCCTACATCCGTTActgcatggaggaggagggctgcaTGGAGTACATGCGCACGCTTCTCAGGGACAATGAGCTCTTCAGGACCTACGTCACG TGGGGAGAGACGAAGAAGCAGTGTAACCGTCTGAAGCTGGCCGACATGGTGGCGAAGCCTCACCAGAGACTGACCAAATACCCGCTCCTGCTGAAGAGTATTCTCAAGAAGACGGACGAGCCGTCGGCCCGCGACATCGTCAACAGCATG GTGGCAGCAGTGGAGGGCTTCATCAACAGCGTGGACTCTCAGATGCGACAGCGGCAGGAACAACAGAAGCTGGCCACCATTTCTGCCCGCATAGACTCCTACGAGGCCGTAGAGGGCAGCAgcgaggaggtggagaag atCCTGAAGGAGTACAACCGCTTCGACCTGATGGCTCCCATGAGAGGCACGTCGCCGGAGGAGACTCGACAGCTGCATCTGGAGGGAGCGCTGAGGATGAAAGAGGGCAAAGACAGTCGG ATGGACGTCCATTGTGTCCTGTTCACCGACCTGCTGCTAATTACCAAGCCAGTAAAACGAGTGGAGAGAGTGAAAATCATCCGCCAGCCCCTCCTCATTCACAACGTCGTCTGTAAGGAGCTCAAAGACCCCG GCTCATTCATCCTCATCTACCTCAATGAGTTTAAGAGTGCAGTGGCAGCCTACACTTTCCAAGCCAACAGCGCCACCCAGGGGCGAAGCTGGATCGATGCGATCTGCAACGTCCAG AACCAGCTCCAGAGGCTCCGCACCGAGGAGGTCCTCCGGCAGCAGAACAGTCTGAAGAGATGTATGCAGGgcgacgaagaggaggaggaggaggaggaggaggaagatgagagcaGCAACTCCACTGCCAGCTCTCCATGCATGAGGCACAAAGACCAGCAGAACTCAAG TCAATCCGACGGTTCCACTGAGACCCTGTCAGTGATGGACATTGATGAACCACGCGAACACCAAGACCCTCCTGCCCCCAACATGAACCTCGAGGGAACCACTGAAAAGGACTCGGATGTGGCCCCCCTGTCTGAAAGGTCTGAGGTCCAGCACTCTGACTCCACGAGCCCCCGCAGAGTTCCCTCCAGTGTTTACTCAGAGCGCGATCAGGAGACAGGACCTGACGGCGAGGAGCTGGACCCCCAGTGTCGCTCCCTCTCCATGGACAGCGCCTACGGTACCCTCTCCCCCGAGTCCCTCCTGAGAGAACTGCAGCCACAGCCGGGccagagtgaaggagaggagaccgaggaggaagagggggacatggagggggaggagggggagcaggaagaggcaggaatagaggaggtggaagaagaggaggaggaagaggaggatgctgCCTCGCTGGGGTCCCAGCTCTCAGTAATCCAGTCCTCTAaacctcgccgccggcctcacATTCAGCCACGACTCGACTGCCTCCAGAGGCTGTCCACTCTGGCCTTATCCCGCTCCGAAGACAATCTGCTGCAGCGCCTCCACGGCAAAGCCCCCATAtcccacacacactcgctgcGCTCTGAGACGCAGGACCAATCACAACGCAGGGACATGGACACGTCGCCGCTGGCGCACAGTCGAAGCATGTCAGAGCTGGGCCAAAACTGCTTGGAGCTGCTCTCCAGTGACTTCGACCAGTGTGTCGACAAGCTGTGCGCCACCCTGAGGAGGGCGGAGGCCAGGCACGGCCACGCGGCGCCGGCGGGAACACGTGACCGTAACGAGTCCCAGCGCAGCAGCTCCGACGGGGAAACGGCGGCACCTGCCTGCGCGGACAGGAAAAACGAGTCGACGGCGGCTGGCGATTCGGCGGAAGTGTCGCCCAAAAAGAGGAAATCGCCAGCGCAGCAGCACAAGAAGCTGACGCTGGCTCAGCTGTACAGGATACGCACCACTCTGGTCCTCAACTCCACACTCACTGCATCGTAA
- the plekhg5b gene encoding pleckstrin homology domain-containing family G member 5 isoform X3, with protein MVCHHPDCLDLNSKSPLHLCESCDSRCHSENTDNMHFDRHPRFDLQPQASILARNVSTRSCPPRTSPPSDLEEEEEGSSDRGERKTGGIKLVKKKPRRRHTDDPSKECFSLKFDLNVDINTEIVPAMKKKTLREVLAPVFERNGIELSRVDLFLDQSNTPLSLNFEAYRFGGHYLKVKARLGDELKVEQGVKDLRSLSLPNMKPSAGQSPYILTPGSERVEHGSLGRRESIDLLGQARRRKNMTEFLGETNIPTPDALGQIGGSLPSVGAGPDSWKNRAASRFSGFFSAGAGPFGKELDRLEQLQSKLHSYTLLGLPKVPRQLSFHQDSWEGEGETNLTMEDSWQTLLDNTETLTRRQFHQQEAIWELLHTEATYIKKLRVITDLFLCGLLNLQESGLLTEVEPTKLFSNIQEIVRLHTSLWNKVMLPVLEKAREARALLDPTDLQEGFSTFGSRFQPYIRYCMEEEGCMEYMRTLLRDNELFRTYVTWGETKKQCNRLKLADMVAKPHQRLTKYPLLLKSILKKTDEPSARDIVNSMVAAVEGFINSVDSQMRQRQEQQKLATISARIDSYEAVEGSSEEVEKILKEYNRFDLMAPMRGTSPEETRQLHLEGALRMKEGKDSRMDVHCVLFTDLLLITKPVKRVERVKIIRQPLLIHNVVCKELKDPGSFILIYLNEFKSAVAAYTFQANSATQGRSWIDAICNVQNQLQRLRTEEVLRQQNSLKRCMQGDEEEEEEEEEEDESSNSTASSPCMRHKDQQNSSQSDGSTETLSVMDIDEPREHQDPPAPNMNLEGTTEKDSDVAPLSERSEVQHSDSTSPRRVPSSVYSERDQETGPDGEELDPQCRSLSMDSAYGTLSPESLLRELQPQPGQSEGEETEEEEGDMEGEEGEQEEAGIEEVEEEEEEEEDAASLGSQLSVIQSSKPRRRPHIQPRLDCLQRLSTLALSRSEDNLLQRLHGKAPISHTHSLRSETQDQSQRRDMDTSPLAHSRSMSELGQNCLELLSSDFDQCVDKLCATLRRAEARHGHAAPAGTRDRNESQRSSSDGETAAPACADRKNESTAAGDSAEVSPKKRKSPAQQHKKLTLAQLYRIRTTLVLNSTLTASEV; from the exons gTTTGCCACCACCCAGATTGCCTAGACCTGAATAGCAAAAGCCCCCTTCACCTGTGTGAGTCATGTGACTCACGCTGCCATTCAgagaacacagacaacatgCACTTTGACCGGCACCCCCGATTTGACTTACAACCTCAAG cCTCCATCCTGGCTCGGAACGTGTCCACGCGCTCCTGTCCCCCGCGCACCAGCCCCCCCTCCGACctagaggaagaggaagaggggagcAGTGACCGCGG GGAGCGTAAAACAGGGGGGATAAAGTTGGTGAAAAAGAAGCCACGGAGACGACACACTGAT GACCCCAGCAAGGAGTGCTTCAGCCTTAAGTTTGATCTCAACgtggacataaacacagaaatcgTACCTGCGATGAAAAAGAAAACGCTGAG AGAGGTTCTGGCACCGGTGTTTGAGAGGAACGGCATTGAGCTGTCTCGGGTCGACTTGTTCCTGGATCAGTCCAACACACCGCTGTCCCTCAACTTCGAGGCCTATCGTTTTGGAGGACACTACCTCAAAGTCAAAG CACGGCTAGGTGACGAGCTGAAGGTGGAGCAGGGTGTGAAGGACTTGCGGTCGCTCAGTCTGCCCAACATGAAGCCGTCTGCAGGTCAGAGCCCCTACATCCTCACCCCAGGCAGCGAGAGGGTGGAGCACGGCTCTCTGGGACGCCGAGAGAGCATCGATCTGTTG GGTCAGGCGCGACGGAGGAAGAACATGACGGAGTTCCTGGGAGAGACGAATATTCCCACCCCGGATGCTCTGGGGCAGATCGGCGGCTCCCTGCCCAGCGTGGGGGCCGGGCCCGACAGCTGGAAGAACCGCGCCGCCAGCCGCTTCAGCGGCTTCTTCAGCGCTGGAGCGGGACCCTTCGGCAAG GAGTTGGATCgtctggagcagctgcagagcaaactCCACTCCTACACGTTGTTAGGGCTGCCCAAGGTGCCACGGCAGCTCTCCTTCCACCAGGACTCctgggagggggagggggagaccAACCTGACCATGGAGGACAGTTGGCAGACGCTGCTGGACAACACAGAG acACTCACAAGGCGACAGTTCCACCAGCAGGAGGCGATATGggagctgctgcacacagaggcTACCTACATAAAGAAACTCAGAGTCATCACCGAT CTGTTCCTGTGTGGGCTGCTGAACCTGCAGGAGAGCGGTCTGCTGACGGAGGTGGAGCCCACCAAGCTGTTCAGTAACATCCAGGAGATAGTCCGCCTCCACACGTCCCTGTGGAACAAGGTCATGCTGCCTGTGCTGGAGAAGGCCAGGGAGGCCCGGGCTCTGCTCGACCCCACTGACCTGCAGGAGGGCTTCAGTACG tttggCTCCAGGTTCCAGCCCTACATCCGTTActgcatggaggaggagggctgcaTGGAGTACATGCGCACGCTTCTCAGGGACAATGAGCTCTTCAGGACCTACGTCACG TGGGGAGAGACGAAGAAGCAGTGTAACCGTCTGAAGCTGGCCGACATGGTGGCGAAGCCTCACCAGAGACTGACCAAATACCCGCTCCTGCTGAAGAGTATTCTCAAGAAGACGGACGAGCCGTCGGCCCGCGACATCGTCAACAGCATG GTGGCAGCAGTGGAGGGCTTCATCAACAGCGTGGACTCTCAGATGCGACAGCGGCAGGAACAACAGAAGCTGGCCACCATTTCTGCCCGCATAGACTCCTACGAGGCCGTAGAGGGCAGCAgcgaggaggtggagaag atCCTGAAGGAGTACAACCGCTTCGACCTGATGGCTCCCATGAGAGGCACGTCGCCGGAGGAGACTCGACAGCTGCATCTGGAGGGAGCGCTGAGGATGAAAGAGGGCAAAGACAGTCGG ATGGACGTCCATTGTGTCCTGTTCACCGACCTGCTGCTAATTACCAAGCCAGTAAAACGAGTGGAGAGAGTGAAAATCATCCGCCAGCCCCTCCTCATTCACAACGTCGTCTGTAAGGAGCTCAAAGACCCCG GCTCATTCATCCTCATCTACCTCAATGAGTTTAAGAGTGCAGTGGCAGCCTACACTTTCCAAGCCAACAGCGCCACCCAGGGGCGAAGCTGGATCGATGCGATCTGCAACGTCCAG AACCAGCTCCAGAGGCTCCGCACCGAGGAGGTCCTCCGGCAGCAGAACAGTCTGAAGAGATGTATGCAGGgcgacgaagaggaggaggaggaggaggaggaggaagatgagagcaGCAACTCCACTGCCAGCTCTCCATGCATGAGGCACAAAGACCAGCAGAACTCAAG TCAATCCGACGGTTCCACTGAGACCCTGTCAGTGATGGACATTGATGAACCACGCGAACACCAAGACCCTCCTGCCCCCAACATGAACCTCGAGGGAACCACTGAAAAGGACTCGGATGTGGCCCCCCTGTCTGAAAGGTCTGAGGTCCAGCACTCTGACTCCACGAGCCCCCGCAGAGTTCCCTCCAGTGTTTACTCAGAGCGCGATCAGGAGACAGGACCTGACGGCGAGGAGCTGGACCCCCAGTGTCGCTCCCTCTCCATGGACAGCGCCTACGGTACCCTCTCCCCCGAGTCCCTCCTGAGAGAACTGCAGCCACAGCCGGGccagagtgaaggagaggagaccgaggaggaagagggggacatggagggggaggagggggagcaggaagaggcaggaatagaggaggtggaagaagaggaggaggaagaggaggatgctgCCTCGCTGGGGTCCCAGCTCTCAGTAATCCAGTCCTCTAaacctcgccgccggcctcacATTCAGCCACGACTCGACTGCCTCCAGAGGCTGTCCACTCTGGCCTTATCCCGCTCCGAAGACAATCTGCTGCAGCGCCTCCACGGCAAAGCCCCCATAtcccacacacactcgctgcGCTCTGAGACGCAGGACCAATCACAACGCAGGGACATGGACACGTCGCCGCTGGCGCACAGTCGAAGCATGTCAGAGCTGGGCCAAAACTGCTTGGAGCTGCTCTCCAGTGACTTCGACCAGTGTGTCGACAAGCTGTGCGCCACCCTGAGGAGGGCGGAGGCCAGGCACGGCCACGCGGCGCCGGCGGGAACACGTGACCGTAACGAGTCCCAGCGCAGCAGCTCCGACGGGGAAACGGCGGCACCTGCCTGCGCGGACAGGAAAAACGAGTCGACGGCGGCTGGCGATTCGGCGGAAGTGTCGCCCAAAAAGAGGAAATCGCCAGCGCAGCAGCACAAGAAGCTGACGCTGGCTCAGCTGTACAGGATACGCACCACTCTGGTCCTCAACTCCACACTCACTGCATC ggAGGTATAA
- the plekhg5b gene encoding pleckstrin homology domain-containing family G member 5 isoform X2: MTLASGKHKQVCHHPDCLDLNSKSPLHLCESCDSRCHSENTDNMHFDRHPRFDLQPQASILARNVSTRSCPPRTSPPSDLEEEEEGSSDRGERKTGGIKLVKKKPRRRHTDDPSKECFSLKFDLNVDINTEIVPAMKKKTLREVLAPVFERNGIELSRVDLFLDQSNTPLSLNFEAYRFGGHYLKVKARLGDELKVEQGVKDLRSLSLPNMKPSAGQSPYILTPGSERVEHGSLGRRESIDLLGQARRRKNMTEFLGETNIPTPDALGQIGGSLPSVGAGPDSWKNRAASRFSGFFSAGAGPFGKELDRLEQLQSKLHSYTLLGLPKVPRQLSFHQDSWEGEGETNLTMEDSWQTLLDNTETLTRRQFHQQEAIWELLHTEATYIKKLRVITDLFLCGLLNLQESGLLTEVEPTKLFSNIQEIVRLHTSLWNKVMLPVLEKAREARALLDPTDLQEGFSTFGSRFQPYIRYCMEEEGCMEYMRTLLRDNELFRTYVTWGETKKQCNRLKLADMVAKPHQRLTKYPLLLKSILKKTDEPSARDIVNSMVAAVEGFINSVDSQMRQRQEQQKLATISARIDSYEAVEGSSEEVEKILKEYNRFDLMAPMRGTSPEETRQLHLEGALRMKEGKDSRMDVHCVLFTDLLLITKPVKRVERVKIIRQPLLIHNVVCKELKDPGSFILIYLNEFKSAVAAYTFQANSATQGRSWIDAICNVQNQLQRLRTEEVLRQQNSLKRCMQGDEEEEEEEEEEDESSNSTASSPCMRHKDQQNSSQSDGSTETLSVMDIDEPREHQDPPAPNMNLEGTTEKDSDVAPLSERSEVQHSDSTSPRRVPSSVYSERDQETGPDGEELDPQCRSLSMDSAYGTLSPESLLRELQPQPGQSEGEETEEEEGDMEGEEGEQEEAGIEEVEEEEEEEEDAASLGSQLSVIQSSKPRRRPHIQPRLDCLQRLSTLALSRSEDNLLQRLHGKAPISHTHSLRSETQDQSQRRDMDTSPLAHSRSMSELGQNCLELLSSDFDQCVDKLCATLRRAEARHGHAAPAGTRDRNESQRSSSDGETAAPACADRKNESTAAGDSAEVSPKKRKSPAQQHKKLTLAQLYRIRTTLVLNSTLTASEV, translated from the exons ATGACGTTGGCTTCAGGGAAGCATAAGCAG gTTTGCCACCACCCAGATTGCCTAGACCTGAATAGCAAAAGCCCCCTTCACCTGTGTGAGTCATGTGACTCACGCTGCCATTCAgagaacacagacaacatgCACTTTGACCGGCACCCCCGATTTGACTTACAACCTCAAG cCTCCATCCTGGCTCGGAACGTGTCCACGCGCTCCTGTCCCCCGCGCACCAGCCCCCCCTCCGACctagaggaagaggaagaggggagcAGTGACCGCGG GGAGCGTAAAACAGGGGGGATAAAGTTGGTGAAAAAGAAGCCACGGAGACGACACACTGAT GACCCCAGCAAGGAGTGCTTCAGCCTTAAGTTTGATCTCAACgtggacataaacacagaaatcgTACCTGCGATGAAAAAGAAAACGCTGAG AGAGGTTCTGGCACCGGTGTTTGAGAGGAACGGCATTGAGCTGTCTCGGGTCGACTTGTTCCTGGATCAGTCCAACACACCGCTGTCCCTCAACTTCGAGGCCTATCGTTTTGGAGGACACTACCTCAAAGTCAAAG CACGGCTAGGTGACGAGCTGAAGGTGGAGCAGGGTGTGAAGGACTTGCGGTCGCTCAGTCTGCCCAACATGAAGCCGTCTGCAGGTCAGAGCCCCTACATCCTCACCCCAGGCAGCGAGAGGGTGGAGCACGGCTCTCTGGGACGCCGAGAGAGCATCGATCTGTTG GGTCAGGCGCGACGGAGGAAGAACATGACGGAGTTCCTGGGAGAGACGAATATTCCCACCCCGGATGCTCTGGGGCAGATCGGCGGCTCCCTGCCCAGCGTGGGGGCCGGGCCCGACAGCTGGAAGAACCGCGCCGCCAGCCGCTTCAGCGGCTTCTTCAGCGCTGGAGCGGGACCCTTCGGCAAG GAGTTGGATCgtctggagcagctgcagagcaaactCCACTCCTACACGTTGTTAGGGCTGCCCAAGGTGCCACGGCAGCTCTCCTTCCACCAGGACTCctgggagggggagggggagaccAACCTGACCATGGAGGACAGTTGGCAGACGCTGCTGGACAACACAGAG acACTCACAAGGCGACAGTTCCACCAGCAGGAGGCGATATGggagctgctgcacacagaggcTACCTACATAAAGAAACTCAGAGTCATCACCGAT CTGTTCCTGTGTGGGCTGCTGAACCTGCAGGAGAGCGGTCTGCTGACGGAGGTGGAGCCCACCAAGCTGTTCAGTAACATCCAGGAGATAGTCCGCCTCCACACGTCCCTGTGGAACAAGGTCATGCTGCCTGTGCTGGAGAAGGCCAGGGAGGCCCGGGCTCTGCTCGACCCCACTGACCTGCAGGAGGGCTTCAGTACG tttggCTCCAGGTTCCAGCCCTACATCCGTTActgcatggaggaggagggctgcaTGGAGTACATGCGCACGCTTCTCAGGGACAATGAGCTCTTCAGGACCTACGTCACG TGGGGAGAGACGAAGAAGCAGTGTAACCGTCTGAAGCTGGCCGACATGGTGGCGAAGCCTCACCAGAGACTGACCAAATACCCGCTCCTGCTGAAGAGTATTCTCAAGAAGACGGACGAGCCGTCGGCCCGCGACATCGTCAACAGCATG GTGGCAGCAGTGGAGGGCTTCATCAACAGCGTGGACTCTCAGATGCGACAGCGGCAGGAACAACAGAAGCTGGCCACCATTTCTGCCCGCATAGACTCCTACGAGGCCGTAGAGGGCAGCAgcgaggaggtggagaag atCCTGAAGGAGTACAACCGCTTCGACCTGATGGCTCCCATGAGAGGCACGTCGCCGGAGGAGACTCGACAGCTGCATCTGGAGGGAGCGCTGAGGATGAAAGAGGGCAAAGACAGTCGG ATGGACGTCCATTGTGTCCTGTTCACCGACCTGCTGCTAATTACCAAGCCAGTAAAACGAGTGGAGAGAGTGAAAATCATCCGCCAGCCCCTCCTCATTCACAACGTCGTCTGTAAGGAGCTCAAAGACCCCG GCTCATTCATCCTCATCTACCTCAATGAGTTTAAGAGTGCAGTGGCAGCCTACACTTTCCAAGCCAACAGCGCCACCCAGGGGCGAAGCTGGATCGATGCGATCTGCAACGTCCAG AACCAGCTCCAGAGGCTCCGCACCGAGGAGGTCCTCCGGCAGCAGAACAGTCTGAAGAGATGTATGCAGGgcgacgaagaggaggaggaggaggaggaggaggaagatgagagcaGCAACTCCACTGCCAGCTCTCCATGCATGAGGCACAAAGACCAGCAGAACTCAAG TCAATCCGACGGTTCCACTGAGACCCTGTCAGTGATGGACATTGATGAACCACGCGAACACCAAGACCCTCCTGCCCCCAACATGAACCTCGAGGGAACCACTGAAAAGGACTCGGATGTGGCCCCCCTGTCTGAAAGGTCTGAGGTCCAGCACTCTGACTCCACGAGCCCCCGCAGAGTTCCCTCCAGTGTTTACTCAGAGCGCGATCAGGAGACAGGACCTGACGGCGAGGAGCTGGACCCCCAGTGTCGCTCCCTCTCCATGGACAGCGCCTACGGTACCCTCTCCCCCGAGTCCCTCCTGAGAGAACTGCAGCCACAGCCGGGccagagtgaaggagaggagaccgaggaggaagagggggacatggagggggaggagggggagcaggaagaggcaggaatagaggaggtggaagaagaggaggaggaagaggaggatgctgCCTCGCTGGGGTCCCAGCTCTCAGTAATCCAGTCCTCTAaacctcgccgccggcctcacATTCAGCCACGACTCGACTGCCTCCAGAGGCTGTCCACTCTGGCCTTATCCCGCTCCGAAGACAATCTGCTGCAGCGCCTCCACGGCAAAGCCCCCATAtcccacacacactcgctgcGCTCTGAGACGCAGGACCAATCACAACGCAGGGACATGGACACGTCGCCGCTGGCGCACAGTCGAAGCATGTCAGAGCTGGGCCAAAACTGCTTGGAGCTGCTCTCCAGTGACTTCGACCAGTGTGTCGACAAGCTGTGCGCCACCCTGAGGAGGGCGGAGGCCAGGCACGGCCACGCGGCGCCGGCGGGAACACGTGACCGTAACGAGTCCCAGCGCAGCAGCTCCGACGGGGAAACGGCGGCACCTGCCTGCGCGGACAGGAAAAACGAGTCGACGGCGGCTGGCGATTCGGCGGAAGTGTCGCCCAAAAAGAGGAAATCGCCAGCGCAGCAGCACAAGAAGCTGACGCTGGCTCAGCTGTACAGGATACGCACCACTCTGGTCCTCAACTCCACACTCACTGCATC ggAGGTATAA